The following are encoded in a window of Nibricoccus aquaticus genomic DNA:
- a CDS encoding DUF4256 domain-containing protein — MKKPRSLQKTLSPAQHENLLGILSARFEENPARHPGLKWPAVLARLEAHPEKLWSLHEMESTGGQPDVIGHDKKTCEFLFVDCSPESPSGRTSVCYDREGLDSRKEHKPKNNALDLAAAMGIELLDADQYRHLQTLGTFDTKSSSWIKAPADIRKLGGALFGDRRYGHVFIYHNGAQSYYAGRGFRGSLRV, encoded by the coding sequence ATGAAAAAGCCCCGCAGTCTCCAGAAAACGCTATCGCCCGCGCAGCATGAAAACCTGCTCGGCATCCTGAGCGCCCGCTTCGAGGAAAACCCCGCCCGCCACCCAGGCCTCAAATGGCCCGCCGTGCTGGCTCGCCTCGAAGCGCATCCTGAAAAACTCTGGTCGCTCCACGAAATGGAATCCACCGGCGGCCAACCCGACGTGATCGGCCACGATAAAAAGACCTGCGAGTTCCTCTTCGTCGATTGCTCTCCGGAAAGCCCCTCAGGCCGTACCAGCGTTTGCTACGACCGCGAGGGCCTCGACTCACGCAAAGAACATAAGCCCAAAAACAACGCCCTCGATCTGGCCGCCGCCATGGGCATCGAGCTCCTCGACGCCGACCAATACCGCCACCTCCAGACCCTCGGCACCTTCGACACCAAATCCTCCAGCTGGATCAAAGCCCCCGCCGACATCCGTAAACTCGGCGGCGCCCTCTTCGGCGACCGCCGCTACGGCCACGTCTTCATCTACCACAACGGCGCCCAATCCTACTACGCCGGTCGCGGCTTTCGCGGCTCGCTCAGGGTTTGA
- a CDS encoding Ig-like domain-containing protein has translation MNLVITARAFACARAFCLLLTISLAVAIPAFAADTPTSAPASEPSAASPTAPADANTIVAAAPMTFETEGTGASGELAVASQILSADTRTDLIYTIIAPPQSGRVGLAGGDDEDFFKNKTARLGYFAYQPPEGFVGEDSFTYTVRNETSGLVFRGTVVINVKPTAPVILDKFEVSADRERSMTVREVSLMTRPNTPVAKKLPSHEDFMTDADRTSITDAKIAYVLDDKAKAQNGTAKLDRTTGQLSYAPNPGFIGDERFKYYTFDENNSHLGVENSVSVKVEPIRNVKHLTADRSRSREVDLVFVINNSPSMAEHQSRIAANLTRFRQLFRERDLDYRIGVLTTDFVNADSSRSADNQRYYKEVRSVELDPAGNPVLDRRDKPKQITKRVASNGTLVTLPTLTQPWVTPKTPDPVFAELVKVGTNGDSNRTAFTSVYNFVSGFYNKQHTFLRPDATTIVVFFMDEEETRLAVWKEQPTGTGTRQAEWIEDGKLPDLLNEYNERNPQKRQTLDSYINYWVLRPFIIVKGNKRGKLEMHAVVSPGNVSHRRAAELTGGTVLNIESDFSAPLAALGDRIADTVAVALEPVAPTASFYKKSLRVLVDGQEVSADPENGYVYDELTHSIRFQGASKKKAFAAKIDITYEEHL, from the coding sequence ATGAATCTCGTCATCACCGCCCGCGCCTTCGCTTGCGCGCGAGCATTCTGCCTGCTCCTGACCATAAGCCTTGCGGTCGCCATCCCCGCCTTCGCAGCCGACACGCCAACATCCGCTCCCGCCAGCGAGCCATCCGCCGCGAGCCCCACCGCGCCCGCCGACGCGAATACGATCGTCGCAGCCGCCCCCATGACCTTCGAGACCGAGGGAACCGGCGCATCCGGCGAGCTCGCCGTCGCCTCGCAGATCCTCAGCGCCGATACGCGCACCGACCTCATCTACACCATCATCGCGCCACCGCAGTCCGGCCGCGTAGGACTCGCCGGCGGCGACGATGAAGACTTCTTCAAAAACAAAACCGCCCGCCTCGGCTACTTCGCTTATCAACCGCCCGAGGGCTTCGTCGGCGAAGACTCCTTCACCTACACCGTGCGCAACGAAACCTCCGGCCTCGTCTTCAGAGGCACCGTCGTGATCAACGTGAAACCCACCGCCCCCGTCATCCTCGACAAATTCGAGGTCAGCGCCGACCGCGAGCGCTCCATGACCGTCCGCGAAGTTTCCCTCATGACCCGCCCCAACACCCCGGTCGCGAAAAAACTCCCCAGCCATGAAGACTTCATGACCGATGCCGACCGCACCAGCATCACCGACGCGAAAATCGCCTACGTCCTCGACGACAAAGCCAAGGCGCAAAACGGCACCGCCAAGCTCGACCGCACCACCGGCCAGCTCAGCTATGCGCCCAACCCCGGCTTCATCGGCGACGAGCGTTTCAAGTACTACACCTTCGACGAAAATAACTCCCACCTCGGCGTGGAAAATAGCGTCTCAGTCAAAGTCGAGCCCATCCGCAACGTGAAGCACCTCACCGCCGACCGCTCCCGCAGCCGCGAGGTCGATCTCGTCTTCGTCATCAACAACTCCCCCTCGATGGCGGAGCACCAGAGCCGCATCGCCGCCAACCTCACCCGCTTCCGCCAGCTCTTCCGCGAGCGCGACCTCGATTACCGTATCGGCGTTCTCACGACCGATTTCGTCAACGCCGATTCCAGCCGCAGTGCCGACAACCAGCGTTACTACAAAGAAGTCCGCTCCGTGGAGCTCGATCCCGCCGGCAACCCCGTCCTCGACCGCCGCGACAAGCCCAAGCAGATCACCAAGCGCGTCGCCAGCAACGGCACCCTCGTCACACTCCCCACGCTCACGCAGCCCTGGGTCACACCCAAGACCCCCGATCCCGTCTTCGCCGAACTCGTGAAAGTCGGCACCAACGGTGACAGCAACCGCACCGCCTTCACCTCCGTCTACAACTTCGTCTCCGGCTTCTATAATAAGCAGCACACCTTCCTCCGCCCCGACGCCACCACCATCGTCGTCTTCTTCATGGACGAGGAAGAAACCCGCCTCGCCGTCTGGAAGGAACAGCCCACCGGCACCGGAACCCGTCAGGCCGAGTGGATCGAGGACGGCAAACTCCCCGACCTCCTCAACGAATATAACGAGCGCAACCCTCAGAAACGCCAGACGCTCGACAGCTACATCAACTACTGGGTGCTCCGCCCCTTCATCATCGTTAAAGGCAACAAGCGCGGGAAACTCGAGATGCACGCCGTCGTCTCGCCCGGCAACGTCTCCCACCGCCGCGCAGCCGAGCTCACCGGCGGCACTGTGCTGAATATCGAAAGCGATTTCTCCGCCCCGCTCGCCGCCCTCGGCGACCGCATCGCCGACACCGTCGCCGTCGCCCTCGAGCCCGTCGCGCCCACCGCCAGCTTCTACAAAAAGAGCCTCCGCGTCCTCGTCGATGGCCAGGAAGTCTCCGCCGATCCTGAGAACGGATACGTTTACGACGAACTCACTCACAGCATCCGCTTCCAAGGTGCCTCCAAGAAAAAGGCCTTCGCCGCCAAGATCGACATCACCTACGAAGAGCACCTGTGA
- a CDS encoding magnesium transporter CorA family protein, with amino-acid sequence MITVLSKSGNRVEVQTLEAKTYDWSDVLWIDLHDPTPDETKMIESALGVELPTRKEAQEIEVSSRLYTENRTLFMTATIMVRADKPDLTTAAVTFIYRKQQLITLRFDSPMPFRTFAQRLERSRDAYPTAQKLLLGLFDEIVDRIADILEFVATDLNDLSATIFMEEPAEIGTVNYTSLLSRIGRNGARTANARESLVSLQRLHGFFIEMCSSQQGEELEESWRIAGKDVAALADHATFISGKVSFFLDATLGRVNSEQNTINSQQNKIIKLFSVLAVVLLPPTLIASIYGMNFQVIPELKWKFGYPFSLALMVVSAVVPYLIFRYKRWL; translated from the coding sequence ATGATCACCGTTCTCAGCAAATCTGGTAACAGGGTAGAGGTTCAAACCCTGGAGGCGAAAACGTATGATTGGTCCGACGTTCTCTGGATCGATCTACACGATCCCACACCGGATGAGACCAAGATGATTGAAAGCGCATTAGGCGTTGAGCTGCCGACGCGAAAGGAAGCGCAGGAGATTGAGGTTTCGAGCCGCCTTTATACCGAAAACCGGACGCTGTTCATGACGGCGACCATCATGGTGCGTGCGGATAAACCCGATCTGACGACTGCGGCGGTCACGTTCATTTACCGAAAGCAGCAGCTCATCACGTTGCGTTTTGATTCACCGATGCCTTTTAGGACCTTCGCGCAGAGGCTTGAGCGCAGCCGAGATGCATACCCGACTGCTCAAAAACTTCTGCTAGGTTTGTTCGACGAAATCGTGGATCGCATTGCTGATATACTGGAATTCGTCGCGACCGATCTAAATGACCTGTCGGCGACGATCTTCATGGAGGAACCGGCAGAGATCGGTACCGTGAACTACACCAGCCTGCTCAGTCGGATCGGGCGGAATGGAGCCAGGACCGCAAATGCGCGGGAGAGCCTTGTCAGTCTGCAGCGTTTGCATGGGTTCTTCATCGAGATGTGCAGCAGTCAGCAAGGCGAGGAACTCGAAGAGAGCTGGCGAATTGCCGGAAAAGACGTCGCCGCTCTCGCAGACCATGCGACTTTCATCTCTGGCAAGGTGAGCTTTTTCCTGGATGCCACCTTGGGTCGCGTGAACAGCGAACAAAACACGATCAACAGCCAGCAGAACAAAATCATTAAGTTGTTCTCGGTGCTGGCGGTCGTACTGCTGCCGCCAACGCTCATCGCGAGCATCTATGGGATGAATTTCCAGGTCATACCGGAGCTGAAATGGAAATTCGGTTATCCGTTTTCCTTGGCGCTTATGGTGGTTTCAGCGGTCGTTCCGTATCTTATCTTCAGGTACAAGCGCTGGCTTTGA
- a CDS encoding potassium/proton antiporter gives MLTLYLILPALLVAVVIASVWLERWSVPVILVALGTGIVCGSDVLKLWHFDDMVLTNQCANLALVFILFHGGFMTKRADFRAVALPASGLATWGVLLTAGATFAVLRWILGWSMELSLLLSVIISSTDAAAIFSILRRQSLPQKLSSTVEIESAANDPMAILLTTVAVAGLASGESLQMSTVLLFFWKFGAGPVIGYIAGRVIIRLFNWLTPQDRGYYYVLFIGVVMLTYGLTELAQASGMLAVFTAGFVLGNGSFVHKQGVQNFSEALSTIVNIGMFVLMGLLVFPRQFADVWFEGLVLFLVLTFVGRPLAVFIGTIGMRLGFRNKVFAAWAGLRGAVPIVLATYPAAAGLPIGNEVFNLVFFAVILSIIIQGSTLGLVAKWLGLSAPARPKALFNLEMITMAKSDYDMVIVDLPGPKGTPGPRLRDLRLPEGAIITLITRGDTVVLPKGETRLEGWDQITVLAHAPDEDKIREKLVESFAPASTA, from the coding sequence ATGCTTACCCTGTACCTAATTCTCCCGGCCTTGCTCGTTGCCGTCGTGATTGCCTCTGTCTGGTTGGAGCGTTGGAGCGTGCCGGTGATTCTTGTCGCTCTGGGCACGGGCATCGTCTGCGGCAGCGATGTGCTCAAGCTCTGGCATTTCGATGACATGGTGCTGACGAACCAATGCGCCAACCTCGCGTTAGTTTTCATCCTATTCCACGGCGGATTCATGACAAAGCGGGCGGATTTCAGAGCCGTAGCGCTTCCCGCCAGCGGACTCGCCACATGGGGGGTCCTGCTCACAGCGGGGGCCACCTTCGCCGTCTTGAGGTGGATATTAGGCTGGTCGATGGAATTGTCGCTGCTGCTGTCCGTCATCATTTCGTCGACTGACGCCGCGGCGATTTTTTCGATCCTGCGCCGCCAGTCGCTGCCCCAAAAACTCTCGTCCACAGTCGAGATTGAGAGCGCGGCGAACGATCCCATGGCCATTTTGCTCACGACTGTCGCGGTCGCCGGCCTCGCGTCCGGCGAGTCACTCCAGATGTCGACCGTTCTGCTCTTCTTCTGGAAGTTCGGAGCGGGGCCCGTAATTGGATACATCGCGGGCCGCGTGATCATCCGCTTGTTCAACTGGCTGACTCCGCAGGACCGCGGTTACTACTACGTTTTGTTCATCGGAGTGGTGATGCTGACCTATGGGCTCACTGAGCTGGCACAGGCTAGCGGGATGCTGGCGGTGTTTACGGCGGGCTTCGTGTTGGGTAACGGCTCTTTCGTCCACAAACAAGGGGTGCAAAATTTCTCCGAAGCACTCTCCACCATCGTGAACATCGGCATGTTCGTGTTGATGGGCCTGCTCGTATTCCCCCGGCAGTTTGCCGATGTCTGGTTCGAAGGCCTAGTGCTGTTTCTCGTACTTACTTTCGTCGGCCGCCCGCTCGCGGTATTCATTGGAACGATCGGGATGCGATTGGGCTTTCGCAACAAAGTGTTCGCGGCGTGGGCCGGCCTGCGCGGTGCCGTCCCGATCGTACTCGCTACCTATCCCGCAGCGGCGGGTCTTCCGATCGGCAACGAGGTCTTCAATCTCGTGTTCTTCGCAGTCATTCTATCGATCATCATCCAGGGCTCGACGCTCGGACTTGTCGCCAAGTGGCTGGGACTATCAGCGCCCGCCCGGCCGAAAGCGTTGTTCAATCTTGAGATGATCACCATGGCGAAGAGTGACTACGACATGGTCATCGTGGATCTCCCCGGGCCCAAAGGCACCCCCGGGCCGCGCCTACGCGATCTACGGCTTCCGGAAGGCGCCATCATCACGTTGATCACGCGCGGCGATACTGTCGTCCTGCCAAAAGGGGAAACACGGCTGGAGGGCTGGGATCAGATCACCGTTCTTGCCCATGCACCGGACGAGGACAAAATTCGCGAAAAGCTGGTTGAATCGTTCGCACCGGCCTCGACCGCATAG
- a CDS encoding LysR substrate-binding domain-containing protein translates to MLAINPTALRIRLLNLDLLRSFFAICEFGSLSKAAEQLHVSQSTLTRQVQTLENEIGGQLLERGHSGVALTAAGHALLEGMRPVVANADIVVSEVRKLARGQKASLRIGYLMSAAGEYLNPALAALRRSHPDTKVHLMDLSPGDLVGALRKGELDVIVLGNINAAIAREFFVRRIATLPVVVAMPETHALADREEIALAELRPDVFVGANSDDIPGFNNWLIQLCRRAGFRPKIVENAKGLTHTLSLLVAENAVTLLPGLVSAFKVPGVTFRPLFRPPATWDLQVAWQRGKIAEPVRELVNLLTKKLQVVAKPTRRS, encoded by the coding sequence GTGCTTGCGATCAACCCTACCGCGCTCAGAATCCGCCTTCTGAACCTCGATTTACTCCGCTCTTTTTTCGCGATCTGCGAGTTTGGCAGCTTGAGCAAAGCCGCGGAGCAACTTCACGTCTCTCAATCGACGCTCACCCGGCAGGTACAAACGCTTGAAAATGAGATTGGTGGCCAACTGCTGGAGCGGGGCCACAGTGGCGTAGCGCTGACGGCGGCAGGCCATGCACTGCTCGAAGGGATGCGTCCGGTCGTCGCCAATGCGGACATTGTGGTTTCCGAAGTCCGGAAACTGGCGCGTGGGCAGAAAGCGTCTCTTCGTATTGGCTATCTGATGTCTGCGGCAGGCGAGTATCTCAATCCTGCACTCGCGGCCCTTCGCAGATCTCACCCGGACACGAAGGTCCACCTCATGGATCTCTCCCCGGGCGACTTGGTGGGTGCCCTCCGCAAAGGGGAACTAGACGTTATCGTACTGGGAAATATAAACGCCGCCATAGCTCGCGAATTTTTCGTGCGGCGTATCGCGACGTTGCCGGTCGTGGTAGCGATGCCGGAAACCCACGCGCTTGCGGACCGCGAGGAGATAGCACTCGCAGAGCTACGACCGGATGTGTTCGTGGGCGCAAACTCCGACGACATCCCGGGATTTAATAACTGGCTCATCCAACTTTGCCGACGCGCTGGATTTCGCCCCAAGATCGTCGAAAATGCGAAAGGTCTCACCCACACGCTTTCCCTCTTGGTCGCCGAGAACGCGGTTACTCTGCTGCCCGGATTGGTATCGGCGTTCAAAGTCCCCGGGGTAACTTTTCGGCCCCTCTTTCGGCCGCCAGCAACATGGGATCTCCAAGTCGCGTGGCAGCGTGGCAAGATCGCCGAACCTGTACGCGAGCTTGTAAATTTGCTTACGAAGAAGCTGCAGGTCGTCGCGAAACCCACCCGGCGATCCTGA
- a CDS encoding VOC family protein — protein sequence MKSTKITESRTRTTSPFHPIAAGVSIGHIHLKVANLEAAVGFYSGVLGFQVTERFANTVAFLSAGGYHHHIALNTWESRGGKPPPPGTTGLYHAAILYPTRADLADALRRLLAHGVRIDGASDHGVSEAIYLRDPDGNGLELYWDRPRELWPRNGDGSLAMFTKNLDLESLMAAR from the coding sequence ATGAAATCCACCAAGATCACAGAATCTCGCACGAGAACCACTTCTCCCTTCCACCCGATCGCCGCCGGCGTTTCGATCGGACACATCCATCTAAAAGTGGCCAACCTGGAGGCGGCAGTCGGTTTTTACTCCGGAGTCCTGGGGTTTCAAGTGACCGAACGTTTTGCGAACACGGTCGCGTTCCTATCGGCAGGTGGATACCATCACCACATCGCTCTGAATACGTGGGAGAGCCGGGGCGGAAAACCTCCTCCTCCGGGAACCACAGGTCTTTACCACGCGGCAATTCTCTATCCGACGCGTGCGGATCTCGCCGACGCTCTTCGCCGTTTGCTGGCACATGGCGTTCGGATCGACGGTGCGTCTGACCACGGCGTTAGCGAAGCAATCTACCTTCGTGATCCCGATGGGAATGGCCTCGAACTTTATTGGGACCGGCCGCGCGAGCTTTGGCCGCGGAACGGGGACGGTTCACTTGCCATGTTCACGAAGAACCTGGATTTGGAGTCATTGATGGCTGCACGCTGA
- a CDS encoding aldo/keto reductase, which translates to MKNRRLGRTNLHLSEIGLSTINFPWIGESTSHDLLDTYHRGGGNFIQSFGAYPYPVKDAPSSTRAEEIVGRWLKNRAFKRGSVALATRVKLIRPEHGGSIHFANLIRESCESSLRRLQTDHLDLVTCEWDDALGRVDDVMEAYDQLIRAGMVRYVAAGGFPPWRVVDSLHRSSLRERCRFEALEAEYSLSTAGASESESLRMSREHRIGFLARSPLASGFLAKRPISIRELMYSERNLVNASQSVGNAILTTLARIADNRGVSSAHIALAWVLHNPQVSAAFADPDSVHAMEEFMQASAFELNEAEIAALSRVSPRKQVDLIMHAPSSAAPSSEFQPAP; encoded by the coding sequence ATGAAAAATCGCCGGCTAGGCCGCACCAATCTTCATCTTTCCGAAATCGGTTTAAGTACCATCAATTTTCCGTGGATCGGCGAATCTACGTCCCACGATCTACTCGATACTTATCACCGCGGTGGAGGAAATTTCATCCAAAGCTTCGGAGCTTACCCGTATCCCGTCAAAGATGCGCCGTCATCCACGCGTGCAGAAGAAATTGTCGGCCGTTGGCTAAAGAACCGGGCCTTCAAACGCGGGAGTGTCGCATTGGCGACGCGAGTTAAGCTCATCCGTCCGGAGCACGGAGGAAGTATCCATTTCGCAAATCTCATCCGTGAGAGTTGTGAGAGTTCGCTTCGCCGGCTTCAGACCGATCACCTTGATTTGGTGACCTGTGAGTGGGACGACGCTTTGGGCCGCGTTGACGACGTCATGGAAGCGTACGACCAACTCATTCGCGCCGGCATGGTGCGGTACGTCGCGGCTGGCGGATTTCCTCCTTGGCGTGTCGTTGATTCGCTTCATCGGTCCAGCCTCCGCGAGCGTTGCCGCTTTGAAGCACTGGAAGCCGAGTATTCCCTCTCCACCGCAGGCGCATCGGAATCTGAGTCGCTGAGGATGAGCCGTGAGCACCGAATCGGTTTCCTCGCTCGATCTCCTCTCGCCTCCGGATTTTTGGCCAAGCGCCCGATCTCCATCCGGGAGCTGATGTATTCCGAACGTAATCTGGTGAATGCATCCCAAAGCGTGGGTAACGCGATTCTCACGACTCTCGCCCGTATCGCAGACAATCGTGGTGTCTCTTCTGCCCATATCGCTCTCGCGTGGGTTCTTCACAATCCGCAGGTGAGCGCCGCGTTTGCGGACCCGGACTCGGTACACGCTATGGAGGAATTCATGCAGGCCTCAGCCTTCGAATTAAATGAGGCGGAGATTGCTGCGCTGTCCAGAGTCTCACCAAGAAAGCAGGTGGACCTGATAATGCATGCGCCCTCGTCAGCCGCTCCCTCCTCAGAATTTCAGCCCGCACCTTAA
- a CDS encoding mechanosensitive ion channel family protein has protein sequence MDFTDHIFSFVQRFETGPLALLAAAMFATFLIARERRPKGNLSLRASRTRPLLTKMVKWSVVSIAIIGALLSLGIDLRGLWSVLAAMLSLVAIGFVAMWSILSHMLASVLLVTFRPFQIGDKVEIVGDDLVVGKVIGMSLVYTTLRTSDGSVLRIPNNLFFQKVLKRFQPGSLDASPAVAIQEPDLTGANTQ, from the coding sequence ATGGATTTTACCGACCACATCTTTTCATTTGTTCAGCGCTTTGAAACGGGGCCGCTCGCTCTGCTTGCGGCAGCAATGTTCGCCACCTTTTTGATCGCCCGAGAACGTCGTCCCAAAGGCAATCTAAGCCTTCGCGCGTCACGTACACGGCCCCTCCTGACCAAAATGGTCAAATGGTCCGTCGTCTCTATCGCGATCATAGGGGCTCTCCTATCCCTCGGCATCGACTTGCGTGGTCTCTGGTCGGTGCTCGCCGCGATGCTGAGCTTGGTAGCGATAGGCTTTGTCGCGATGTGGAGCATTCTGAGCCACATGCTCGCATCAGTACTTCTAGTGACTTTCAGGCCATTTCAAATCGGTGATAAAGTCGAAATCGTCGGCGATGATTTAGTCGTCGGTAAGGTCATCGGTATGAGCCTGGTCTACACGACCCTTCGAACCTCCGACGGAAGCGTGCTACGCATACCTAACAACCTTTTCTTTCAGAAGGTTCTCAAGCGCTTTCAACCCGGGTCTCTCGACGCCAGCCCCGCCGTTGCAATCCAGGAACCAGACCTGACCGGGGCAAATACGCAGTGA
- a CDS encoding GreA/GreB family elongation factor translates to MNYNPIYITREDNSKLRLLIAAALHSNATASLQNLRRELDRAAIIDRESIPLDVVTMESRVEFEDLGTGEIETFSITFPDRADVEAQRISILAPIGIALIGCREGQIVSWSTPGGIRQLKIRRVTPAPTEVPHAQLAFTTTR, encoded by the coding sequence ATGAATTACAATCCCATCTACATTACCCGTGAAGATAACTCCAAACTTCGTCTGTTGATTGCGGCGGCGCTGCATTCAAACGCGACGGCCTCTCTGCAGAATTTGCGCCGGGAGCTCGACCGCGCCGCCATCATCGATCGTGAATCAATCCCGCTTGACGTCGTCACGATGGAGTCGCGAGTCGAATTCGAAGACCTCGGAACAGGCGAAATCGAAACCTTTTCGATCACCTTCCCGGATCGCGCCGACGTAGAGGCGCAGCGTATTTCCATCCTGGCACCTATCGGCATCGCGCTGATCGGCTGCCGTGAGGGACAAATCGTCAGCTGGAGTACCCCGGGTGGAATCCGCCAGCTAAAAATCAGACGAGTGACCCCGGCGCCGACTGAGGTCCCCCATGCGCAGCTGGCGTTCACGACAACGCGATAA
- a CDS encoding metallophosphoesterase family protein: protein MTILHVTDFHFNKRWFDWLPDNAPAHDLLVMSGDMLNLSDATSHRKQIYWVADWIKDYPFPISICSGNHDLEWDAEAELWTPAYWLREVAGPKVWTDGQRVILDGLSLINISCTTRPKGGEADIWVAHAPPAGTSVGTRLNGRDAGDPDLVGPARRYAPRAILSGHIHDPVSWFEKRNSTLFLNPGRTADARIPNHIILDTESFSCELITENRRETSAVSATPESGAAPHDDSLVPAVA, encoded by the coding sequence ATGACCATTTTGCACGTTACCGATTTTCACTTCAACAAGCGCTGGTTCGACTGGCTTCCCGACAATGCCCCTGCTCACGACCTCCTCGTGATGTCCGGGGATATGCTTAACCTGTCGGACGCAACATCTCATAGAAAACAAATCTACTGGGTCGCCGACTGGATCAAAGACTACCCGTTTCCTATCAGTATCTGCAGCGGCAACCACGACCTCGAGTGGGATGCGGAAGCAGAGCTCTGGACACCCGCCTACTGGCTCCGTGAAGTCGCGGGCCCGAAGGTATGGACTGACGGCCAGCGCGTCATCCTCGATGGCCTCTCTCTCATAAACATCAGCTGCACGACTCGTCCCAAGGGCGGAGAGGCGGACATATGGGTCGCCCATGCCCCACCTGCGGGAACATCCGTGGGAACTCGCTTAAACGGACGGGATGCCGGTGATCCCGACTTGGTCGGACCTGCCAGGCGTTATGCTCCGCGAGCAATCCTTTCCGGGCATATACATGATCCGGTCAGTTGGTTCGAAAAGAGAAACTCAACGCTTTTCCTGAATCCAGGACGCACCGCGGACGCGCGTATTCCAAATCACATTATTTTGGATACCGAGAGTTTCAGCTGCGAGCTCATCACCGAGAACAGGCGCGAGACCTCTGCCGTTTCAGCAACGCCCGAGTCCGGCGCGGCTCCCCATGACGACAGCCTCGTCCCAGCAGTAGCCTGA
- a CDS encoding DUF2179 domain-containing protein — MTWDIFIGCLFIFVGRIADVTLGSLRTVAVVSGQRGLAWIFGFVEVMIWVFVVSSVVAHVRTEPAYAIAFALGAASGNYIGVTVLRWLPFGDQVVRIFTRESAALLGELRRKNLGVTEFPGTGRDGPVSMLFVHVRRDRAPMVVRVARKIDPQCFYTIDDIRTANAHLTNAMPTGTRL, encoded by the coding sequence ATGACTTGGGATATTTTCATTGGCTGCTTGTTTATCTTTGTGGGGCGCATTGCTGACGTAACCCTTGGATCGTTGCGGACGGTGGCGGTGGTCAGCGGCCAGCGCGGCTTGGCGTGGATCTTCGGATTCGTCGAAGTCATGATCTGGGTTTTCGTAGTTTCCTCGGTCGTCGCGCACGTCCGAACAGAGCCCGCCTACGCCATAGCCTTCGCGCTCGGTGCCGCGTCAGGTAACTATATCGGAGTGACCGTGCTGCGCTGGCTTCCTTTCGGCGATCAGGTTGTCCGAATCTTTACCCGAGAAAGCGCGGCACTCCTAGGCGAACTGCGACGCAAGAATCTCGGTGTCACCGAGTTTCCAGGAACTGGCAGGGATGGCCCGGTATCGATGCTGTTCGTGCATGTGCGTCGCGATCGTGCGCCGATGGTTGTGCGTGTTGCGCGCAAAATAGACCCGCAGTGTTTCTACACGATTGACGACATCCGGACTGCGAATGCCCACCTGACAAACGCGATGCCGACCGGCACCCGGTTGTGA
- a CDS encoding metallophosphoesterase yields MTSADLGPGTKRQASRILAVGDIHQALNLGQIESAINCIRPDITIFLGDYFDSFVYDHHDHVRRTAIWLKRGIRHPDRVYLLGNHDLPYAYPHLVTCPGWTPEKHRVVRTVLEEVDWAKFHLSYAINSSWLFTHAGVSRSLVPAGLKDIPAWLSEQEHQGLCCLKQRQPHWIFKGGTRRGEKEAGGPLWCDLADFEPIDGLNQVFGHTPAKKDEHPIRRSTGIDSINFCIDAMNSDRVIDLLLIDNGIPKEIPLSNYV; encoded by the coding sequence ATGACCTCAGCGGACCTGGGACCGGGCACAAAGCGTCAGGCATCCCGAATTCTCGCGGTGGGTGATATTCATCAGGCTCTGAATTTAGGCCAGATTGAATCAGCCATCAATTGTATCAGGCCCGACATTACTATTTTTTTAGGGGATTATTTCGATTCCTTCGTCTACGATCACCATGATCATGTCAGGCGCACAGCTATTTGGCTGAAGCGAGGAATTCGCCACCCGGACAGGGTGTACCTGCTGGGGAATCACGATCTGCCATATGCGTATCCGCACTTAGTTACCTGCCCAGGGTGGACCCCCGAAAAACACCGGGTGGTAAGGACTGTACTGGAGGAGGTCGACTGGGCAAAATTCCATTTATCGTACGCCATAAATTCGTCCTGGTTGTTTACCCATGCTGGTGTTTCGCGATCACTGGTCCCCGCCGGATTAAAAGACATCCCTGCCTGGCTGTCGGAGCAAGAACACCAAGGACTGTGCTGTTTGAAGCAACGACAGCCTCACTGGATTTTCAAAGGAGGCACGCGCCGTGGAGAGAAAGAGGCTGGCGGTCCACTCTGGTGTGATCTTGCCGACTTTGAGCCGATAGATGGATTAAATCAGGTTTTCGGGCATACCCCCGCCAAGAAAGATGAACATCCGATTCGCCGATCAACTGGCATTGATTCGATAAACTTTTGTATTGATGCAATGAATTCAGATCGGGTTATCGACCTGCTTTTAATCGATAACGGAATACCGAAGGAGATTCCGTTATCCAACTATGTCTGA